In one Procambarus clarkii isolate CNS0578487 chromosome 29, FALCON_Pclarkii_2.0, whole genome shotgun sequence genomic region, the following are encoded:
- the LOC123765000 gene encoding RNA-binding protein 48: MFCRETSDCVAETLQEMSSGISVKKVEHHEQLELCQTRAKYRQGRKLTAVKVYTVNDESKYLIVNGVPAIKIGSELESLCLRYGDVQVLDILPDYPCEEYTEVYLLKYRNIKSARFAKIQLDGKSYYGGVLHVCYAPELETLEETREKLADRRKTVAALTRYKQDPSLVNPSKRRNSQVLSGAAGRYLVHLKPELRNINQDFVNNSPIMGGPSDEGRTTSQASVGANFNTSCPSESCASLQQPPITLIPRTVKRQMNFPSPTVPNTKKIKVFGNKNILAYKSNGK, from the coding sequence ATGTTTTGTAGAGAAACAAGTGATTGTGTAGCAGAAACTTTACAAGAAATGAGCAGCGGCATTAGCGTTAAGAAGGTGGAGCACCACGAGCAGCTCGAGCTGTGCCAGACCAGAGCCAAGTACAGGCAGGGCAGGAAGCTGACAGCCGTCAAGGTCTACACTGTCAACGACGAGTCCAAATACCTCATCGTCAACGGTGTTCCGGCCATCAAGATTGGCAGTGAACTTGAGTCGCTGTGTCTGAGATACGGAGACGTCCAAGTGTTAGACATATTGCCCGATTATCCTTGTGAGGAGTACACGGAGGTTTATTTGCTGAAATATCGTAATATTAAGAGTGCCAGGTTTGCCAAGATTCAGTTGGATGGGAAGTCGTATTACGGCGGGGTGTTACACGTGTGTTATGCGCCTGAGCTGGAGACCctagaggagacgagagagaagCTCGCagacagaaggaagactgttgcagcTCTTACTAGGTATAAACAAGACCCGTCTCTGGTAAATCCGTCAAAGAGGAGGAACAGCCAAGTGTTGAGTGGAGCAGCTGGACGGTATCTTGTTCATTTAAAACCAGAATTAAGGAACATAAACCAGGACTTTGTAAATAATTCACCAATAATGGGTGGACCATCAGATGAAGGTAGAACAACAAGCCAAGCTAGTGTCGGTGCCAACTTCAATACATCATGTCCTTCAGAATCTTGTGCCTCCCTACAGCAGCCACCTATTACTTTAATTCCCCGAACAGTTAAAAGGCAAATGAATTTTCCAAGCCCTACAGTACCTAACACCAAAAAAATAAAAGTTTTTGGTAACAAGAATATTCTAGCATATAAATCAAATGGTAAATAA